Genomic segment of Betaproteobacteria bacterium:
GTCGCTATTCCCCCCGGCTCTTCAGAAGGTCCATTGTCCACGAGACTGCGGCCATTGTCATCGTCGATTGTGCGCGATCGGCATGAAGCCCGATGCATACGCCACGAAGCATGAGGCCGCACCTCGCGGTCCGGGCCGTTTTGTTGCGCGGCCCGACCGCTACGGCGCAGCGGCGCGCAAATCGGCTGCGGCTGCGGCACCCAGATCGACATAACCGGACTCTTCCAAGCTGCCCGCACCGGTATAGACGCCGATCGCTTCCAGCGGCTCGGACCGGCTCGCGTTCAGCAGAAAATGTTCGACGCCTTGCGCAATCAGGTGAACGTGTCCCGCGCGCACTTCCGTGCGCTCGTCTTCGGCGCCTGCGAGACCGTGACCGCGCACGATGTAATACACTTTTTCGCAGCGATCGTGGCGATGCCTGGGCAAGGCCGCGCCGGGCTCGAGCGTCACCCAAAAGAGCGCGTTCGGACTGCCGTTGTGGCTGCCGATGGGAAAGCGCATCGCCACGCCCGGCACGTTCAAGGCCGCGTGTTCGAGCGGCTTCACCGCGTCGACGTGCACGAGTATGCCGCCGCGCAGACCCGCCGTGCGCGGCATCGACGTATCGGCTGCACTGACGTTGCCGCAAAACGCGTAGCCCGTATCCTGGACGCTTTTCGCGCCGACATAGAAGCCGATGACGAGACCCTTCTCGTCCTTCGTTTCATTGAAGAAGAAATGCTCCGAGCCTTTAGGCATCAGGCGGCAGTGCCCCGGGCGCACTTCGGTGCGCTCGCCGCCTTGACCGACCACGCCGTGACCTTGGAGGTAGACCGCGATTTCGTCGCAGCGGCTGTGCAGATGCTTGGCATGGGTCGAACCGGGGCGGAAGATCGAATGAAACACCGTGGTCGCGGAGCCCTGCTTGCCCGAGATCGGCAGG
This window contains:
- a CDS encoding cupin domain-containing protein — encoded protein: MPSIHPPIHVDDVTPENMNKGEGWAISEFRLPISGKQGSATTVFHSIFRPGSTHAKHLHSRCDEIAVYLQGHGVVGQGGERTEVRPGHCRLMPKGSEHFFFNETKDEKGLVIGFYVGAKSVQDTGYAFCGNVSAADTSMPRTAGLRGGILVHVDAVKPLEHAALNVPGVAMRFPIGSHNGSPNALFWVTLEPGAALPRHRHDRCEKVYYIVRGHGLAGAEDERTEVRAGHVHLIAQGVEHFLLNASRSEPLEAIGVYTGAGSLEESGYVDLGAAAAADLRAAAP